Genomic window (Deinococcus aerius):
GCGGCGCGACATCGCGCTCGGGTGAATTTCAGCTCCCTAACGTTCGGGGAAATCGTTGAAACTCGGTGATCCAGGCCTCGATGCTCTCCTCGCCGGTCAATTTCAGTCCCCTAACGTTCGGGGAAATCGTTGAAACTCGCTGATCGGTTCGCCGCCCCGGGCCACGGTCGCCAATTTCAGTCCCCTAACGTTCGGGGAAATCGTTGAAACATGTGGGGGATCGGAAAGGCGACGACCGCCGGGATATTTCAGTCCCCTAACGTTCGGGGAAATCGTTGAAACCCGCCCCTGCGGCAGAGGGGGTGAGCCATGACTGAATTTCAGTCCCCTAACGTTCGGGGAAATCGTTGAAACCCAGCCCAAAAGCTGCCGCCTGCCCAGCATGGTCAGATTTCAGTCCCCTAACGTTCGGGGAAATCGTTGAAACCGAGCAGATCATTGCCGAGGTCGAGACGGCGCCCCAATTTCAGTCCCCTAACGTTCGGGGAAATCGTTGAAACGGCGCTCGACCTCGGGGATGGCGGTCAGCGCTAGGAATTTCAGTCCCCTAACGTTCGGGGAAATCGTTGAAACCTACGGCAAGTTCGTCGTCCCCTGAGCCCGAGCCGGATTTCAGTCCCCTAACGTTCGGGGAAATCGTTGAAACTGCCACTGCCGCTGCTCGGCGGCCGTCTGCGCGGTCAATTTCAGTCCCCTAACGTTCGGGGAAATCGTTGAAACGGCTGATTTTTCCCCCTTTTCGAGAGGGCAGAAGTTGTCATGCAACTCGCCTCGACGTGGAGGACGGCATTCATTCTACCCGCTGGCGGCGTTCGCAAAAGCCGGAGAACGCCTCCAACCTGGCGATTTGCGGCGCGTGGAGGACGTGACCCGGTCCGGGCAGTCTGCCCTGCCCGGGCATCCAGGGGGAGCCTCTCCCGGAAATGCCCACCAGGACGGATCGCAAATCGCGGGGCTCTGGCGGCAACTCCCTCTCTTGCGGTCATGGGCCGTAGCGCGCCAGCAGTTCCCGTGCCTCGCCCAGCCAGAGGTCGCGCACCCATGCGGGCGACAGGACCTCGACCCTCGGCCCCCAGCCGCGAATCCAGGCCATGACCTCGACGGGCAGGTGGTCGCGGTTGAGGGGCGCCCTGAGCCGCAGCACATAGCACGGGCCGTCCATGCTGCCCTCTATCTGGCCCGGCCAGCGGCGGTAGGCGACGTAAGGCACCGCCTCCGGGGCGAACCGGAGCGTGACCTCGCAATGTTGCCCGCCGCCGATAATGCCCCAGGCCCCGTCAAGCTCGTCGCGGGGGTCGAAGGGAAGCTCGGGGCTGGATTGTCCGGTCAGCCGCGCCGCGTCCACGAAGCGGGAGAGGTGAAAGGTCTTGACCCTCTGCTCGCCGCGCCGCCGAGCGAACACGTACCAGTCGAGGTTGGTGCGGTTGATCTCCATGAACACCACGTCGGCCTCGCCGGTGTTCGGCTCCTCGCCCGGTTTCCGGTAGCTGAAGCGCACGGGTTCGCCCCGGCACCACGCGGCGGCCAGCGTTTCCAGGATACGCGGGGTGTCGCCCGAGGGCGGCGTGAGCGAGCGCAGGGACACCGCGCGCAGCCGGGCGGGAAGTTGCCCGCTCAGTTCGAGCAGCGTCTCGTGGTAGAGGCGGCTGGGCGTGGGCGCGTGGTGGTGCAGCAGCCGCAACAGCGCGTGGTGGATGACCGCCCGCACCGGGTCGTTCTGGACCTCCCGGGTGTGCCAGGGCCGCGCCAAGAAGTACCGGGCGGGGCGTTCGTCGGTTTGCAGCACGTCCCGGCCCTCGCTGATGAGCAGGCGGCGGTCACGCTGGACCTCCTGCTGCTGACACCCCAGCCGT
Coding sequences:
- a CDS encoding helix-turn-helix transcriptional regulator, whose protein sequence is MTLTRKREQGRRLLRLIALLSEEGPLTTAQLAERLGCQQQEVQRDRRLLISEGRDVLQTDERPARYFLARPWHTREVQNDPVRAVIHHALLRLLHHHAPTPSRLYHETLLELSGQLPARLRAVSLRSLTPPSGDTPRILETLAAAWCRGEPVRFSYRKPGEEPNTGEADVVFMEINRTNLDWYVFARRRGEQRVKTFHLSRFVDAARLTGQSSPELPFDPRDELDGAWGIIGGGQHCEVTLRFAPEAVPYVAYRRWPGQIEGSMDGPCYVLRLRAPLNRDHLPVEVMAWIRGWGPRVEVLSPAWVRDLWLGEARELLARYGP